The following are from one region of the Stigmatella ashevillena genome:
- a CDS encoding lantibiotic dehydratase family protein: MSTQATYRSRFFVLRTPLLAFDELLAWSEGLSAARAVSGTDAVLQEAMAADVRLLHGRLRSWLLRPEVQEALFVAAPSLLPSIEAWLEAPDSPHGHKVERPLVRYLSRMTSRAMPFGIFSGISVGTVGAGTRLRMAPREEARRHVRLDADYLQKLSDTLSQRLGLHETALFRPNSSLYTCADMVRYALGRRHSDTGLRTFEMMGLPSSEYLQVVLLRASQGLGATLAQLASALRLASPEVTDEEALQFVTSLVSHQLLVSDVEPPHTGLDGLDSLLARLARESASAEPVRARLRRVRELKHEVAHAPLGAAPYEKLIGALEELLPESRDLSSYCFQVDMSKPLRESTLSQQVCDDVLQGVHILQSLRMTGADALDEFRRRFVERYQDREVPLVEALDEEGGLDIERLPMATDAFPLVWGAASAPPIASVSPTGGPVERWLSDKLTRALAQRARELSIDPAEVAQLHHQLEGSSRPLPDGFAAVAVLAAVSPQAVEDERYRVYLSNAGGPSGVELLGRFGPLDEHLLRMGKEHLRAEEALRPEVVFAEVVYAPATRDSRFVHRPMLRDYEIPYVGCSGAPPEQQLPITDLCLSVVSQRLVLRSERLDREVVPRFTTVQESRWLNGMARFLLALQVQGVAHRLVWNWGALEAAPFLPRVVCGRVVLSLERWRIEPQVQRALMAVHGSERFRAAQRLRHELGLPRYVAQPLGGLVVDLDNVLSVDSYVGLLKGEQPVFLMELFPAPEEMAVQALEGRYAHEFVIPFLRDSETASHDSR, from the coding sequence GTGTCCACCCAAGCCACGTATCGCTCCCGCTTCTTCGTCCTGCGCACGCCGCTGCTGGCCTTCGATGAGCTGCTCGCCTGGAGCGAAGGGCTGTCGGCCGCTCGGGCGGTGTCTGGCACGGACGCCGTGCTGCAAGAGGCGATGGCCGCGGACGTGCGGCTGCTGCACGGACGGCTGCGCAGTTGGCTGCTGCGCCCCGAGGTCCAGGAGGCCCTTTTCGTCGCCGCCCCTTCCCTCTTGCCGAGCATTGAGGCCTGGCTGGAGGCGCCAGACAGCCCGCATGGCCACAAAGTCGAGCGCCCCCTGGTGCGCTACCTGTCGCGGATGACCTCGCGCGCCATGCCCTTCGGCATCTTCTCCGGCATCTCCGTGGGCACGGTGGGCGCCGGGACGCGCCTGCGCATGGCGCCACGGGAAGAGGCCCGCCGTCATGTGCGGCTGGATGCCGACTACCTCCAGAAGTTGTCCGATACCCTCTCTCAGCGACTGGGGCTGCATGAGACGGCCCTCTTCCGGCCCAACTCCAGCCTCTACACCTGCGCCGACATGGTCCGCTACGCCTTGGGACGTCGTCACTCGGACACCGGTCTGCGCACCTTTGAGATGATGGGCCTGCCCTCCAGCGAGTACCTGCAGGTGGTGCTCCTCAGGGCCTCCCAGGGCCTGGGCGCCACCCTGGCTCAGTTGGCCTCCGCCTTGCGCCTGGCCTCCCCCGAGGTGACGGACGAGGAGGCCCTGCAGTTCGTCACCTCCTTGGTGAGCCACCAGTTGCTGGTGTCCGACGTGGAGCCGCCTCACACAGGCCTCGATGGTTTGGACTCGCTCCTCGCGCGGCTCGCTCGGGAGTCGGCATCCGCCGAGCCGGTGCGGGCTCGGCTGCGCCGGGTACGCGAGCTGAAGCACGAAGTGGCGCACGCTCCTCTGGGAGCCGCGCCCTACGAGAAGCTCATCGGTGCTCTGGAGGAACTGCTTCCCGAGAGCCGAGACCTGTCCAGCTACTGCTTCCAGGTGGACATGAGCAAGCCGCTTCGCGAGTCCACCCTTTCTCAGCAAGTCTGTGACGACGTCCTTCAGGGCGTGCACATCCTCCAGTCGCTCCGGATGACAGGGGCTGATGCGCTCGACGAGTTCCGCCGCCGCTTCGTGGAGCGTTACCAGGATCGAGAGGTGCCCCTCGTCGAGGCGCTCGATGAGGAAGGTGGTCTCGACATCGAACGGCTACCGATGGCCACCGATGCGTTTCCGCTGGTATGGGGCGCAGCCAGCGCGCCGCCCATCGCCTCCGTATCTCCCACCGGTGGGCCCGTGGAGCGGTGGCTCTCGGACAAGCTCACCCGCGCCCTGGCGCAAAGGGCTCGGGAACTCTCCATCGACCCGGCTGAGGTAGCGCAACTCCACCATCAGCTCGAAGGCTCGTCGCGCCCTCTACCAGATGGATTCGCCGCCGTGGCTGTCCTGGCGGCCGTCTCGCCCCAAGCGGTCGAGGATGAACGCTACCGCGTCTATCTGTCGAACGCGGGGGGCCCCTCGGGGGTGGAGTTGCTGGGACGCTTCGGCCCTCTGGACGAGCACCTGCTTCGAATGGGCAAGGAACACCTGCGGGCCGAAGAGGCATTGCGCCCGGAGGTCGTGTTCGCCGAGGTCGTCTACGCACCTGCCACACGCGACAGTCGATTCGTCCATCGGCCTATGCTGCGCGACTACGAGATTCCCTACGTGGGATGCTCCGGCGCCCCCCCCGAGCAGCAGCTTCCCATCACGGACCTGTGCCTCTCGGTGGTAAGCCAGCGGCTCGTCCTTCGCTCGGAGCGGCTAGACCGCGAGGTGGTACCTCGCTTCACCACGGTGCAGGAATCCCGATGGCTGAATGGCATGGCGCGCTTCCTCCTTGCGCTCCAAGTGCAGGGGGTAGCACATCGGCTTGTCTGGAACTGGGGGGCGCTGGAGGCAGCCCCCTTCCTGCCCCGCGTCGTCTGTGGGCGAGTGGTCCTATCTCTGGAGCGCTGGAGGATCGAGCCGCAAGTGCAACGGGCGCTCATGGCCGTGCATGGCTCGGAGCGATTCCGCGCCGCCCAACGTTTGCGCCACGAACTGGGCCTGCCGCGATACGTGGCGCAGCCCTTAGGCGGGCTGGTGGTGGACCTCGACAACGTGCTCTCCGTGGACAGCTACGTGGGGCTGCTCAAGGGGGAGCAGCCGGTGTTCCTGATGGAACTCTTTCCAGCGCCGGAGGAGATGGCCGTGCAGGCGTTGGAGGGGCGTTACGCGCACGAGTTCGTCATCCCATTCCTGCGCGACTCGGAGACGGCTTCTCATGACTCGCGTTGA
- a CDS encoding lanthionine synthetase C family protein, with the protein MTRVDKDPRAWRPVLDGALAEQARESLEALSRELPPAVASHRDPFLADGLAGVALFFAYLSHVWPRAEYWELAQSLTERSVELLQEMELTPSLFGGFSGVVWTVEHLGSRAIASLEDDLAALDGMVEDWLASAVLPVNYDLSRGLIGMGVHALERLPRPAAQATIERVVHALGRMARQTERGVYWFSERHLSREVRFPRGHTNLGVAHGVPGLIAFLAGAVSAGIARVQAEALLRGAVAWLLAQRNPENGRFPAFIDAEGEPCFTPASWWCYGPPGIASALLLAAEVLGEEGWRRESCAIALKTVEDPIRPPTLPLGLCHGTAGLALIYQRFFQATGDSAFRDAACGCFARTLAQRQPTAGISGYRVWNNEPGVEPHWYNAPGWLEGAAGIGLALLSGLSSIEPAWDRLLLLSLRRDVSRPWGGVLEASPGQPGAHP; encoded by the coding sequence ATGACTCGCGTTGACAAGGACCCAAGGGCGTGGAGGCCCGTGCTGGATGGGGCGCTGGCGGAGCAGGCGCGTGAGTCATTGGAGGCGCTGAGCCGGGAACTGCCACCCGCAGTGGCTTCGCACCGCGATCCGTTCCTCGCCGACGGACTTGCGGGCGTAGCGCTGTTCTTCGCCTACTTGTCACACGTCTGGCCTCGTGCGGAGTACTGGGAGCTGGCGCAGTCCCTCACCGAGCGGTCGGTGGAGTTGCTGCAGGAGATGGAACTCACCCCGTCGCTCTTCGGCGGCTTCTCGGGGGTAGTCTGGACGGTGGAGCACCTGGGCTCGCGCGCCATTGCCTCGCTGGAGGACGATCTGGCCGCTCTCGATGGCATGGTGGAGGATTGGTTGGCCTCTGCCGTGCTGCCGGTGAACTACGATCTGTCCCGGGGGCTCATCGGCATGGGCGTTCATGCACTGGAGCGGCTTCCCCGCCCGGCGGCCCAAGCCACCATCGAGCGCGTCGTGCATGCGCTGGGGCGCATGGCGCGCCAGACGGAAAGGGGGGTCTACTGGTTCAGCGAGCGCCACCTGTCGCGTGAGGTGCGTTTCCCGCGAGGGCACACCAACCTGGGAGTGGCGCACGGAGTGCCGGGGCTCATCGCGTTCCTGGCGGGGGCGGTCTCCGCGGGAATCGCACGGGTGCAGGCCGAGGCACTGCTGCGCGGGGCGGTGGCATGGCTCCTGGCGCAGCGCAACCCGGAGAACGGCCGGTTCCCGGCCTTCATCGATGCCGAGGGCGAGCCTTGCTTCACCCCTGCCTCCTGGTGGTGCTACGGCCCTCCCGGCATCGCGAGCGCCCTGCTACTGGCGGCGGAGGTGCTCGGCGAAGAGGGGTGGAGGCGGGAGTCGTGCGCCATCGCGCTCAAGACGGTGGAGGACCCCATCCGGCCTCCCACCCTCCCCTTGGGACTCTGTCACGGCACGGCGGGGCTTGCCCTCATCTACCAGCGCTTCTTCCAGGCGACGGGGGACTCAGCCTTCCGCGATGCCGCTTGCGGCTGCTTCGCCCGGACACTCGCGCAGCGCCAGCCGACGGCTGGGATCAGCGGGTACCGTGTCTGGAACAACGAGCCCGGAGTGGAGCCACACTGGTACAATGCCCCCGGCTGGTTGGAGGGGGCCGCGGGCATCGGCCTGGCGCTGCTGTCGGGCCTCTCTTCCATCGAGCCGGCCTGGGACAGGCTGCTTCTCCTGTCGTTGAGGCGCGACGTGTCCCGCCCGTGGGGCGGCGTACTGGAAGCCTCCCCCGGGCAGCCCGGTGCTCACCCTTGA
- a CDS encoding MBL fold metallo-hydrolase, translating to MLTVTAGIWYQMRPCLAMLFRRDLNILFEPLRPRIPYGALLHQWVTARFEPVKCQRILESFIKDSHLNAEWVSPEAIARGGQVFSEAVLYPDTGPWELVFFRAHPEAPEQLAFGVTIPLEEEDVLAAAALLRQGFGSRERSAFLEEHGHLGEELLREVLVPEGQLEDVSPPLSREPGIYRRAHASLVVRSGTTSVLVDPLSSHASMPSLLSLPVPSPADTPDALAITHGHGDHWHLPSVLMHAASPEVKVLVPHVPRRSLLTTNVFAHELALVGQAFEAPAWDSTLRVGDIDIEVLPFYGEQPTRNKPGLEPSLRNWGNCYRLDAPNFSLVVLADSGMDPAGSMVDVLRESVRRRGPVDAVVSCLREFDSPFFGGLIMYFASLPFSRLQELYAQHQEGRLPSITAGPEGVAAVCEAASARYFLPYAHGFAGFGKRISDVGWGLSEPSEAELVGRVRSALRERGCPTLALDWNCGDLLRLTRGAASVQPYQG from the coding sequence ATGCTCACGGTTACTGCCGGAATCTGGTATCAGATGCGCCCCTGTCTCGCCATGCTCTTTCGCCGCGACCTGAACATCCTCTTCGAGCCCCTTCGTCCCCGAATCCCCTATGGTGCGCTCCTCCATCAATGGGTCACCGCGCGGTTCGAACCGGTGAAGTGCCAACGCATCCTCGAATCGTTCATCAAAGACTCCCATCTGAACGCCGAGTGGGTCTCCCCCGAGGCCATTGCTCGCGGTGGTCAGGTCTTCAGCGAGGCCGTGCTCTACCCTGACACTGGGCCGTGGGAGCTGGTGTTCTTCCGGGCACACCCCGAGGCGCCGGAGCAGCTCGCGTTCGGTGTCACCATCCCCCTGGAAGAGGAGGATGTATTGGCCGCGGCGGCGCTGCTACGGCAGGGGTTTGGCTCACGCGAGCGGTCCGCGTTCCTGGAGGAGCACGGCCACCTCGGCGAAGAATTGTTGCGCGAGGTGCTGGTGCCCGAGGGGCAACTGGAGGATGTGTCCCCGCCACTCTCCCGCGAGCCAGGCATCTACCGGCGGGCTCACGCGAGCCTGGTGGTGCGCTCGGGCACCACGAGTGTCCTGGTGGATCCGCTGTCATCCCACGCGAGCATGCCCAGCCTGCTGAGTCTTCCGGTGCCCAGTCCTGCGGACACACCGGATGCCCTCGCCATCACTCATGGCCACGGCGACCACTGGCACTTGCCGTCCGTGTTGATGCACGCGGCGAGCCCCGAGGTCAAGGTCCTGGTGCCCCACGTACCCCGGAGGAGCCTGCTGACCACCAACGTCTTCGCACACGAGCTCGCACTGGTGGGGCAGGCGTTCGAGGCTCCCGCCTGGGACAGCACCCTGCGAGTGGGGGATATCGACATCGAGGTGTTGCCCTTCTATGGCGAGCAGCCCACCCGGAATAAGCCCGGCCTGGAGCCTTCGCTACGCAATTGGGGCAACTGCTACCGTCTGGATGCCCCCAATTTTTCCCTCGTGGTGCTCGCTGACAGCGGGATGGATCCGGCTGGGAGCATGGTTGACGTCCTCCGGGAGTCGGTGCGCCGACGCGGGCCGGTGGACGCTGTTGTTTCCTGCCTGCGCGAGTTCGATTCCCCCTTTTTTGGGGGGCTCATCATGTACTTCGCGTCCCTGCCGTTCAGTCGGCTCCAGGAGTTGTACGCGCAGCACCAGGAGGGGCGGTTGCCGAGCATCACCGCGGGGCCGGAGGGAGTGGCTGCCGTGTGTGAAGCAGCCTCCGCCCGATACTTCCTCCCCTACGCCCATGGCTTCGCGGGGTTTGGCAAGCGGATATCCGACGTGGGCTGGGGTCTGAGTGAGCCGTCGGAGGCCGAGCTCGTCGGGCGCGTGCGAAGCGCTCTCCGGGAGCGGGGTTGCCCCACCCTCGCGCTGGACTGGAACTGCGGGGACTTGCTGCGCCTCACGCGCGGCGCGGCCTCGGTTCAGCCCTATCAAGGGTGA
- a CDS encoding peptidase domain-containing ABC transporter gives MSEPSLPARLLRWLAAQPWPRLLPQRKRIPFIPQLTATECSAACLAMVLGYHGRAVRLEEVRRVFSPSRDGATALAIIEAAQTFGLHAQAARLELEALEYLEPGTILHWEFRHYVVLQRVRRTAVDIIDPSVGRRRIPMASFGRSFTGVAVLFEPTDDFVPTPRQRPWDVREVLRLLPRGLMARLVALSLLVQLLPLGIPLISRAIIDRVAPSGDTRLLLALSASGGVLVLFQFLSALVRGHLLARLRNEFDGLLTRKLFSHLLELPYGFIQRCFTGDLLSRLTGNASLREMLATGVLSSMLDGAFVTASLVVLLAVSPSLGALVLCLGGLQGAVLALVLRRQNELAMQNLEVEARAQGVQFEMLNGLETLKAMGAEAGALGRWAHFYVDALNVSLERGRLSALTESVMSVLRVGSPAVLLLFGASQVMAGRLSLGDMVALNTLGMGFLTPLSSLVSTGMRLPLLGSYLARMQDLLGTRPEQSGGTAKPAPRLTGAITLERVSFRYWEGAPWVLDGVSVEIRPGQMVALVGRSGAGKSTLADLLMGLYPPTSGCIRYDSMNLSELELRTVRQQLGVVLQSPFLFAGTIRDNIAQGDPSLSLEDVIEAAKLAHLHSDIEALPAGYDTLLPERASSLSGGQRQRLALARALVRKPAILLLDEATSSLDAVTERHIQMALTGLVCTRVVIAHRLSTVRAADLILTLEGGRVVESGRHEELLARGGLYAELVAAQLAQPTFSPDKGANAVV, from the coding sequence ATGTCAGAGCCGTCCCTTCCCGCTCGTTTGCTGCGCTGGCTGGCCGCGCAGCCCTGGCCCCGTCTACTCCCGCAGCGCAAGCGCATCCCCTTCATCCCCCAGTTGACGGCCACGGAGTGCAGCGCAGCCTGTCTCGCCATGGTGCTTGGCTACCACGGCCGGGCCGTGCGGTTGGAGGAGGTGCGGCGCGTTTTTTCGCCGTCCCGTGATGGGGCCACCGCACTGGCCATCATCGAGGCGGCCCAGACGTTCGGTCTGCACGCCCAGGCGGCTCGGCTGGAACTGGAGGCGCTGGAGTACTTGGAGCCGGGAACCATCCTTCATTGGGAGTTCCGGCATTACGTCGTTCTCCAGCGCGTGCGCCGCACGGCGGTGGATATCATCGACCCCTCCGTCGGGCGACGGCGCATTCCCATGGCCAGCTTTGGCCGCTCCTTCACCGGAGTGGCGGTGCTGTTCGAACCAACGGATGACTTCGTCCCCACCCCAAGGCAGCGCCCGTGGGACGTACGGGAAGTACTGAGGCTGCTGCCGCGCGGACTGATGGCGCGGCTGGTAGCCCTGTCCTTGCTGGTGCAGTTGTTACCACTGGGAATCCCTCTCATTTCCCGCGCCATCATCGATCGCGTCGCGCCTTCCGGGGACACCCGGCTGCTGCTCGCGCTGAGCGCCTCCGGTGGGGTGCTGGTGCTCTTCCAGTTCCTTTCCGCACTGGTGCGTGGCCACCTCCTGGCGCGCCTGCGCAACGAGTTCGATGGGTTGCTGACCCGGAAGCTGTTCTCCCACTTGCTGGAGTTGCCCTATGGCTTCATCCAGCGCTGCTTCACGGGGGACCTGCTCTCGCGACTGACGGGCAACGCCTCGCTGCGGGAGATGCTCGCCACGGGAGTGCTCTCCAGCATGCTGGACGGGGCGTTCGTCACGGCATCCCTGGTGGTACTGCTGGCCGTGAGTCCGTCGCTCGGAGCCCTCGTGTTGTGTCTGGGGGGACTACAGGGTGCCGTGTTGGCCCTGGTCCTGCGCAGGCAGAACGAGCTGGCCATGCAAAACCTGGAAGTGGAGGCGCGCGCGCAGGGTGTCCAGTTCGAGATGCTCAATGGCCTGGAGACGCTCAAAGCCATGGGCGCCGAGGCAGGCGCTCTGGGCCGCTGGGCACACTTCTACGTGGATGCGCTCAACGTGTCGCTCGAGCGAGGGCGGTTGTCAGCGCTCACCGAGTCCGTCATGAGCGTGCTGCGGGTGGGCTCGCCCGCCGTCCTCCTCCTCTTCGGCGCCTCGCAGGTGATGGCCGGACGGCTGTCCCTGGGAGACATGGTCGCCCTCAACACGCTCGGCATGGGTTTCCTCACCCCACTGTCCAGTTTGGTTTCCACGGGCATGCGGTTGCCCCTCTTGGGCAGCTATTTGGCACGCATGCAGGACCTCCTGGGCACCCGCCCGGAGCAGAGCGGAGGCACAGCCAAGCCAGCACCGAGGCTGACGGGCGCCATCACCCTGGAGCGGGTGTCTTTCCGGTACTGGGAGGGCGCGCCCTGGGTGCTCGACGGGGTCTCCGTGGAGATCCGGCCCGGACAGATGGTGGCCCTGGTGGGGCGCTCCGGCGCAGGTAAGTCCACCCTCGCCGACTTGCTGATGGGGCTGTATCCCCCCACCTCGGGGTGTATCCGCTACGACAGCATGAACCTGAGCGAGCTCGAACTGCGCACGGTCCGCCAACAATTGGGCGTCGTGCTGCAGAGCCCCTTCCTCTTCGCCGGGACGATTCGCGACAACATCGCCCAGGGCGATCCCTCGTTGTCGTTGGAGGACGTCATCGAAGCGGCGAAGCTGGCCCACCTCCACTCTGACATCGAGGCATTGCCAGCTGGCTATGACACCCTGCTGCCCGAGCGGGCCTCGTCCCTGTCAGGCGGGCAGCGCCAGCGGCTGGCACTCGCTCGAGCGCTCGTACGCAAACCGGCCATCCTGCTGTTGGACGAGGCCACCAGTTCGTTGGACGCGGTGACGGAACGCCACATCCAGATGGCCCTGACAGGGCTGGTGTGTACCCGCGTCGTCATCGCCCACCGGTTGAGCACCGTCAGGGCGGCGGATCTCATTCTCACCCTGGAGGGAGGACGCGTCGTCGAGTCTGGCAGACACGAGGAACTCCTGGCTCGTGGAGGACTCTACGCGGAGCTGGTCGCCGCGCAGCTCGCCCAGCCCACCTTTTCCCCGGACAAAGGGGCCAACGCGGTGGTTTGA
- a CDS encoding peptidase domain-containing ABC transporter gives MAEKRSALPRRLRLLARLMTAAPRAPVPYVAQRSEAERDAACMVMALGCLGRQVSLDGILAKLREPTEHSKVDALHHAARALGLRVRSVGWRAEELGYLEPGTLLHDRRQGTVVFERLTARTVVVVDPAVGRRSIPLTRVEEVLTGEALLLEPTAAFQQEDTESVRVKELWWRMLRSGLLWRILGGSALLQLFAIGPPALSGVIIDQVVPHGDWPLLGLLTSGLALILGCLLLASLVRAHLLLQLRTWLEARMTFGLLEHLVELPISFFQRHSLGDLMGRVGNAASVRELLTAGTLSGALDGVLVSVFLVVLFAVSLPMGLVVLGFGALQALVLFAASTRQRQLLMRSLESEARSESFLVELLTGIQTVKAMGKEPWALGEWSRRFSEVLDVSRHRGRLGAWVEAAMGALQLGAPLAVLCFGAWMLLQGAFSLGTLLTTEALALGLLRPLSGLLSTVMQFQLLEMYLSRASELLEAAPEKAFGRPAPLLQGEVVLDSVSFRYEVQGPLVVQDVSVRIQPGQMVAIVGSSGAGKSTLASLLMGMVLPTSGRILYDGMDLTELELRSVRRQLGIVMQSSTLFAASVRQNITLGYPSATMDEVRAAVRLAHLQDDIHQMPMRYETPLIDRGMALSGGQRQRLALARALVHEPAILLLDEATSSLDAVTEHQVQQTLEQLQCTRIVIAHRLSTVRRADLILYMEGGRIMEAGTHEALLARQGAYAALISAQLG, from the coding sequence ATGGCTGAAAAACGCTCCGCACTCCCAAGGCGGTTGCGGCTGCTCGCGCGCCTCATGACGGCTGCTCCGCGCGCGCCCGTGCCATACGTGGCGCAGCGCTCCGAGGCGGAGCGTGATGCCGCCTGCATGGTGATGGCACTGGGCTGTCTGGGCAGACAGGTGTCGCTCGACGGCATCCTGGCGAAGCTCCGAGAGCCTACCGAGCACTCCAAGGTGGACGCCCTGCACCATGCGGCCCGCGCACTCGGGCTGCGTGTCCGCAGCGTGGGGTGGAGGGCAGAGGAACTCGGGTACCTTGAGCCAGGGACGCTGTTGCACGACAGGCGGCAGGGCACCGTCGTCTTCGAGCGGCTGACGGCGCGCACCGTGGTGGTGGTGGACCCGGCCGTGGGGCGGCGGAGCATCCCGCTGACGCGGGTGGAAGAAGTGCTCACCGGCGAAGCGCTCCTGCTCGAGCCAACGGCGGCCTTCCAGCAAGAGGACACCGAGAGCGTGCGCGTGAAAGAGCTGTGGTGGCGCATGTTGCGCTCCGGGTTGCTGTGGCGCATCCTGGGCGGCTCCGCACTGTTGCAGCTCTTCGCGATCGGCCCCCCCGCTCTCAGCGGCGTCATCATCGACCAGGTGGTGCCGCATGGCGACTGGCCTCTGCTCGGACTGCTGACGTCCGGACTGGCACTGATCCTGGGCTGCCTCCTGTTGGCCTCGCTGGTCCGAGCGCACCTGTTGCTGCAATTGCGCACTTGGCTTGAGGCGCGCATGACGTTCGGGCTGCTGGAGCATTTGGTGGAGCTTCCCATCTCCTTCTTTCAACGCCATTCGTTGGGGGATCTGATGGGCCGGGTGGGAAATGCCGCCAGTGTGCGCGAACTGCTGACGGCGGGAACACTCTCGGGAGCCCTGGACGGAGTGCTGGTGAGTGTGTTCCTGGTGGTGCTGTTCGCCGTCAGCCTTCCCATGGGGTTGGTGGTGCTGGGGTTCGGGGCGCTGCAGGCCCTGGTGCTCTTCGCCGCCAGCACCCGCCAGCGGCAACTGCTCATGCGCAGCCTGGAGAGCGAGGCACGCTCAGAGAGCTTCCTGGTGGAGCTGCTCACCGGCATCCAGACGGTGAAGGCCATGGGCAAAGAGCCCTGGGCCCTGGGAGAATGGTCCCGGCGTTTCTCCGAGGTGCTCGACGTCAGCCGTCACCGCGGCCGGTTGGGCGCTTGGGTGGAAGCAGCCATGGGGGCCTTGCAACTGGGCGCGCCACTCGCAGTGCTCTGCTTCGGAGCGTGGATGCTCCTTCAAGGAGCCTTTTCGCTGGGGACGTTGCTGACCACCGAAGCGCTGGCGCTCGGGCTGCTGCGCCCGTTGTCCGGACTGCTCAGCACGGTCATGCAGTTCCAGCTCCTGGAAATGTACCTCTCGCGCGCCTCGGAACTGCTCGAGGCCGCTCCCGAGAAGGCCTTCGGGCGCCCAGCTCCACTGCTGCAGGGTGAGGTGGTCCTCGACTCGGTCTCGTTCCGTTACGAGGTGCAGGGTCCCCTGGTGGTGCAAGACGTCTCGGTGCGGATACAACCAGGGCAGATGGTGGCCATCGTGGGCTCGTCGGGCGCGGGCAAATCCACTCTGGCAAGCCTGCTGATGGGCATGGTGCTCCCCACATCGGGGCGCATCCTCTACGATGGGATGGACTTGACGGAACTGGAGCTGCGCTCGGTGCGGCGGCAGCTCGGCATCGTCATGCAGTCCTCCACCCTGTTCGCCGCGAGCGTGAGGCAGAACATCACGCTTGGCTACCCGTCAGCCACGATGGATGAGGTGCGCGCGGCGGTCCGGCTCGCGCACCTCCAGGACGACATCCATCAGATGCCCATGCGCTATGAGACACCGTTGATTGATCGGGGAATGGCGCTCTCAGGTGGGCAGCGGCAGCGGTTGGCGCTCGCGCGGGCGCTGGTGCACGAACCCGCCATCCTGCTGCTGGATGAGGCCACCAGCTCGTTGGACGCCGTGACGGAGCATCAGGTACAGCAGACGCTCGAGCAGCTCCAGTGCACACGCATTGTGATTGCACACCGTCTCTCCACGGTACGACGCGCGGACCTCATCCTGTACATGGAGGGCGGCCGGATCATGGAAGCAGGAACGCACGAAGCCCTGCTTGCGAGGCAGGGGGCGTACGCAGCGCTGATCTCCGCACAACTTGGGTGA